TTGATCCACGTAAAAGCGGAAGTGGACGTGGCCGGTGCCGATGTCTGTGCTGGCCTCCACCATGGCTTGCCATTTTTGTTCGATGGCGGACTTGATCTGGGACTGGTAAATGCCGCGCGGGGTGGCTGCAGCATCCACGGCATTTTCGCCTTCCCGGCTCACGGAGCCCTCGGACTTGCTCATGCGATCAAAGGCCGAGAAATCATCCTCCTGAGAGGGGCTGGTCATCTGGGGCGGGGTGTCCTCTGGGATGCGGATCTGCAGCTTGGTCTGGGGCGCTTCAGAATTTTCAGCTTTCCTCACCTCCAGCGGCAGGAGGTTTTGGCCTGGGACGCTATTTTTAGCCTCCGCTTGAGCGATCAAGTCGGTCAGGGGCGTAGCAGGCTTGGGTTGGGACTTGGGGGTGAGGCTGCCGTCTTGATAGCCGCTGTTGTTGAGCTGGGGTTTGACATCGGTGCGGCCATCCAGCTTTGGCATGGGCAGGGCAGAGGTGGTGGTGGGCGGTAGCAGGCTGGCGGCGACGGTATTGCGGTCCGACTGAAATTTGGCGTTCTTCGGTGCCGTGGCGACCGCTGCATTTTTATCCGTTTTGATGAAGAACTGAGGCTCGTTCGTGAGGATGACCGGCGGTGGCTCGACGATGATTTGATCCGGGAAGATGAGGGCGACCTCGGGGAGCTTTTCCGCAGCCGCTTTTTCTTGTTCGGCAAAATTTCGCCCCGCCTGGCTGCTGACTCCCCAGGCAATGAGCAGTAACAACACGGCATGGATCGCCACGGAGCCGGCGATGCCTGTTTGTAAATGCCTGTCGTGAGTGAGGGTCACAGCAAAGCTTTACCATGCCCAAGCTGCCACAGGAAGCAACCTTTTGGAAAGCTGGTGGTCAGGAGAAAGGCGAGGGCAGTTACTCCAGAGCCTCCAGCACGGGCTCCCCATCGAAATGCGCGGGCAGCGGCACGTCCAGCAGAGTCAGGACGGTGGCGGCGGTGTCATAGGTCATGATGGTCTTTTTCGCGATGGCGTGCTGTTTTTTCACCCCTTTGCCCCAGATGATCCAGGGGATGGTGGTGTTATTCACCACAGGGTCGAAGTGGTTTTTATCACGACCTCCGTGGTCAGCGCTGAGGATGACGGTGCTGCTGGGGGTGAGCCCGGCTTTTTCGATGGCGGCCAGGACTTCGCCAAGGGCGGCATCGCAGACCTTGAAGGCCTCCATCTGCTCGGGGCTGCCCCAGCCGTATTTGTGGCCGGCGCTGTCGGCATCGGGAAAGTGGATGAAGCAGAGCTGAGGTTTCTTTTCCACGATGTAGGCGGCTGCCTGGGTGGCAACCTGGGGGGCTGGGACCAGTTTTTTCTCCTCTGTGGCCGGGATGGGGCCGTAGGTGTAGGGGCTGCCACAGCTAAACATGTCCAGACTGTCTTTGATCCAGAGATGGCGGAATTTGATTTTTCCGCAGAAGAGGGCGGTGATATAGTCTGGGTGAGCGGCCTTGGTGAGGGAAAAAGCCGTGGGCACTTTCACGGTGCCGCGCAGGGGAAAGTAGTCATTCCAGTCAATGCCGTGTTTGGCGATGTCCACCCCGGTGAGCATGGCGGTGTGGGAGGGCAGGGTCTTAGAAGGGATGATGGTATTGGCCTGCCAGGAGTGGGCACCTTCCGCCGCGAGTCGCTTGAAGTTAGGCATTTCAGCCTGCTGGATGATGGTCGGATTGCCTCCATCGAAACTGAAAACGAAGACGTGCTCCGTGCGCGGTGCTGCGGTGGCAAGGATGGGGAGAAGGCAAAGGAAAGTAAGCAAGCGCATGCGAAGGGGAAAGTCGGGCAGAGTCGAACGTGGCTCAAGCGTCGTTTCTGCCAGATAAACAGGTGTCGAGGGGAAGAAGTTTTTTCTTCCACGCAGCACAGCCTGTGGTATGAGGCCGTGGTTCCATCTCCTGAAATCATGAAACTCTCTCTCCTGTCCCTGGTCGTGTTATCCCTCGCCTTTGTTTCCGTCAGTTGCAGCACGGAGGAGCGTGATGGGCGCAAATATTACGGCGCCAGCACGCCCCTGCAAAGCCGCATGGGGGTGCAGTTCGTCCGTGTGAAGACCACCACCCCTGAGCCTGCTCCAGCCGTGGCGGAAGGTCGTGTGTCTGATGGCACTTTATTTGGCAGCGTCAGCAGCAATGAGCCTGCAGGTTTGCTGGACCGCAACCAGACCCCGGATGAACCCGGTACGGAATACCGCATCCATGCGCAGCATTCTCCGAATCCGCTGGAAAGCCGCATGGGCGTGCGTGTCTCCCGCCGCAAGAAATAAGCGGGCTACCACCAGAGGGCATCCACCAGCACCGTCGCAATCATGGCGATGCTGATGCCCAGCCGGGCGATGAGCCCGACCCCCGTGCCCAGCAGCGTGCCCCAGGTGGACTTCACCGCCGGGGCCATGCGTTTTTTGGCAAAGACCAGCTCAAACAGCAGCCCGCCCGCCAAGGGGCCGACGATGAACCCCAGTGGGGCAAAAAACAGCCCCACGATACCGCCGACAAAAACTCCCGCGATGCCCCAGCGGCTAGCGCCAAACCAGCGTGCGCCCATGGCCCCGGCTGCCATGTCCACCACGTAGGCCAGTACCAGGAGGATGGAGAGCAGCACGATGCCCTGCCAGCTCATGGCAGACTCTGGCCGCAGAAAGGTGTGCAGGATGCCTGCGATAAAAATCAAGAAAGGCCCCGGAAGCAGCGGCACCACGGAGCCGATGAGCCCGACGAAAAGGAGGCAACCTGTGAGCGTCCACACGCCCATGACTTCAAATGGGATGCTGGTGAAAAACTGGGCAAAGGCATCCCAGGATGAAGTGAGCCACTCAATCATGATGCCAGGAAATTTTGGTTTCTACCGGTTGGCGTACACTGCGTGGCCAGTTCAGCCCCGTCCGTGGCCAGCCGAGGTAAATCAGGCCCACGCAGCGGTCCTCTGGGCGGATGCCTAACCAAGTTTGAAACTCCGCCGTGTCTAGCAATGGCGGGGAAGACCAGAAAGAGCCCAGCCCAGCCGCTGTGGCACTGAGCATGAGGTTTTGAAGCGCGCAGGAGATGGCCTCCAATTCCTCCTGTTCCGGAATTTTGGCACCGCCATTGCGCTGCATCACGCAGGCGATGATGACGGGGGCTAGTAGGGGATTATCCCCCATTTTTTTCAGCTTATCTTCACGGAATTCAGAGGCGGGCGTGGTCTGCTGGTAGATGCGGCGCAGATTATCCGCCAGCCCCTGCCGGGCGGCCTCGCTGAAGACATGGAAGTGCCACGGCTCCGTCAGGCCGTGATTGGGGGCCCAGGTGGCATTTTCGATCAACTCCGTTAAAAGGGGGGCGTCCACCGGCCGCGCCGCATCCATGTCCACCGGTTTGATGGAACGACGATGGCGGATCAAAGCCGTGGTGTCTGTGAGGGAGGGCAAACTCATGCCGGGTAGAGTAGGATGGAGACGCACGTGCGTCCACTGCGGGCTGGTAAATCGAAGCCAAGCGACCGCCTGGATGTCTGTGGCTCCGGGATGGATGGTGATTCAGAATTTCATCGCCTGGCGGAGAAAGCGGCGTGACGAGTGGGCCGCTGCCGCAGCGCAAAGGTCCTGGCATCAGAAGTTGACCTGCTTTCCTTGGAGAACGAGTTTCAAGCATGAAGAATGCGTATGACGAAGCCATTGATTTTTTGGCGGGAGGCATGACGCCTGCATACTTGATTGAGTTTCGGCCCAGCGAAGAAGCCCGCGCCCGATTTGAGGATTTGATCGCCAAAGAAAAGACCGTGGGACTGTTGCCGGAAGAAACCGAGGAACTGGACCGGATGATGGAAATTGGGCGGCTGCTGAATTTGGCTAAAGCCAAGGCTCGCAGCAATCTGCGGTGAGAGCCTCAATCAATTCTCATCCATGAGCGGAAGCTGGATCTCAGAAGAATTACGCCAGCTTTTGACGGAA
This is a stretch of genomic DNA from Prosthecobacter dejongeii. It encodes these proteins:
- a CDS encoding alkaline phosphatase family protein, producing MRLLTFLCLLPILATAAPRTEHVFVFSFDGGNPTIIQQAEMPNFKRLAAEGAHSWQANTIIPSKTLPSHTAMLTGVDIAKHGIDWNDYFPLRGTVKVPTAFSLTKAAHPDYITALFCGKIKFRHLWIKDSLDMFSCGSPYTYGPIPATEEKKLVPAPQVATQAAAYIVEKKPQLCFIHFPDADSAGHKYGWGSPEQMEAFKVCDAALGEVLAAIEKAGLTPSSTVILSADHGGRDKNHFDPVVNNTTIPWIIWGKGVKKQHAIAKKTIMTYDTAATVLTLLDVPLPAHFDGEPVLEALE
- a CDS encoding DUF456 domain-containing protein; translated protein: MIEWLTSSWDAFAQFFTSIPFEVMGVWTLTGCLLFVGLIGSVVPLLPGPFLIFIAGILHTFLRPESAMSWQGIVLLSILLVLAYVVDMAAGAMGARWFGASRWGIAGVFVGGIVGLFFAPLGFIVGPLAGGLLFELVFAKKRMAPAVKSTWGTLLGTGVGLIARLGISIAMIATVLVDALWW
- a CDS encoding nitroreductase family protein is translated as MSLPSLTDTTALIRHRRSIKPVDMDAARPVDAPLLTELIENATWAPNHGLTEPWHFHVFSEAARQGLADNLRRIYQQTTPASEFREDKLKKMGDNPLLAPVIIACVMQRNGGAKIPEQEELEAISCALQNLMLSATAAGLGSFWSSPPLLDTAEFQTWLGIRPEDRCVGLIYLGWPRTGLNWPRSVRQPVETKISWHHD